The following coding sequences lie in one Pseudomonadota bacterium genomic window:
- a CDS encoding DNA recombination protein RmuC, whose amino-acid sequence MATEFENLANRILTEKGRALGEASRAGLEALLKPLREQLDGFRTKVEQIHHTETQERASLREQLQLLAQLNQQMNDEARNLTRALKGDKKVQGNWGEMVLERVLEQSGLRKGVEYDLQSSYRDREGQLFRPDVVIHLPEGKDIVVDAKVSLLAYQDYLNAADDPGRLAALEAHVQAVRDHITTLGAKDYSALQGLRSVDFVLLFMPIEPAFMLAFQHDEKLLGAAFEQRIVVVTPTTLLATLRTVSSVWRFERQSENARLIAERAGAVYDKLRGFVEEFERLGSQLELTQRTYQGALNRLTQGRGNLIRQAEAFVELGVRVRQPLSRAIIERAGAEGTVPTGSQAPRLPREGETGAGSSAEPSNEATSAG is encoded by the coding sequence ATGGCCACGGAGTTCGAGAACCTCGCCAATCGCATCCTCACGGAGAAGGGCCGCGCGCTCGGCGAGGCGAGCCGCGCCGGCCTCGAGGCGCTGCTGAAGCCCCTGCGCGAGCAGCTCGACGGCTTTCGCACCAAGGTCGAACAGATCCACCACACGGAGACCCAGGAGCGCGCCTCGCTGCGCGAGCAGCTTCAGCTGCTCGCGCAGCTCAACCAGCAGATGAACGACGAGGCCCGCAACCTGACGCGGGCGCTGAAGGGCGACAAGAAGGTCCAGGGCAACTGGGGCGAGATGGTGCTCGAGCGCGTCCTCGAGCAGTCGGGTCTGCGCAAGGGCGTCGAGTACGACCTGCAGAGCTCCTATCGCGATCGCGAGGGCCAGCTCTTTCGCCCCGACGTGGTGATCCACCTACCCGAGGGCAAGGACATCGTCGTCGATGCCAAGGTCTCGCTGCTCGCCTATCAGGACTACCTCAATGCCGCCGACGATCCAGGGCGGCTCGCGGCGCTGGAGGCGCACGTGCAGGCGGTTCGCGACCACATCACCACGCTCGGCGCCAAGGACTACAGCGCGCTGCAAGGGCTGCGCTCGGTCGACTTCGTGCTGCTCTTCATGCCGATCGAGCCGGCCTTCATGCTGGCCTTCCAGCACGATGAGAAGCTGCTCGGCGCGGCCTTCGAGCAACGCATCGTGGTCGTGACGCCGACGACCTTGCTCGCCACCCTGCGCACGGTCAGCAGTGTCTGGCGCTTCGAGCGGCAGAGCGAGAACGCCCGCCTGATCGCCGAGCGCGCCGGGGCCGTCTATGACAAGCTGCGCGGCTTCGTCGAGGAGTTCGAGCGCCTGGGCAGCCAGCTCGAGCTGACCCAGCGCACCTATCAGGGCGCGCTGAACCGGCTGACCCAGGGTCGCGGCAACCTGATTCGCCAGGCCGAGGCCTTCGTCGAGCTCGGCGTGCGCGTGCGCCAGCCGCTCTCGCGCGCGATCATCGAGCGCGCGGGCGCAGAGGGCACCGTCCCGACGGGCAGCCAAGCGCCGCGGCTGCCGCGCGAGGGTGAGACCGGAGCCGGGAGCAGCGCTGAGCCGAGCAACGAGGCCACTAGCGCGGGCTGA
- a CDS encoding DUF4339 domain-containing protein, which yields MRGGADSPSAAKIEIACGDCGARYLVPMARVRGRVFRFTCRRCEQLVVARCDAGAVTMLPQSALSTAAAAEAGADPDDQTDYAEPQIDGTGADGSETDGSGADATEAWYVMLGEAPHGPLGLSALVALVHEHQLDGDAQIWSPSGSGWQRLAALPVLVERLGEGFGEVLGESQSTRFYQTADRSVSTVSDGATAYWRADLGQALPTRPPSTVELSAASASAAARPLTHTIELAENDAALSGVVSRGRSSTSAVERAGTVPDQPATSAVDPLQVTHAYEPEAEGTRLPINAPRRSAADSQPGNLDSASYRLAQAVESAREWSREIDPRWGVSPGRVGTLRGSLAQAHLRGAAGAADRASDPHTDRRGWSAVRAKRPQPVDDDAPVSGHGATIERRPADDALGPARASGPSAAPREAALGWEGDTADDAARFDDFARGFPPDHGIVASARLPTGYRGGVVAKVPAGGPSALALAPLYAPPLPPAGRVTLAPNLLLPLRPRFWSARRTAVTVASALALLLGVGGLTLAYLLTRAPAPDTPPALGSATPPARRSEAPLAPAAAPSPPAADASAHQAARSEERPKPAAAAAVVGAGPTQTPVLPKPSAAGRTQAPARARPAPARRRAARPQRQSARAAPRPSRTSARPESASAALSPELDIGLPPAAPRRRAGESTRRVDVDELLSVGAGATSGRADPARNDPARDDPAPRTARTTRASGDDDDAGELPRTLKKAQVAAVMRQLRTRVQRCLDQHHQPGRLGLRVAIQPYGRASGEVVGALAGTATAGCAERALTTVSFPRFSGEVIRFSYAFDLQ from the coding sequence ATGCGCGGCGGCGCCGACTCCCCGTCAGCGGCGAAGATCGAGATCGCCTGCGGCGACTGTGGCGCACGTTACCTCGTGCCGATGGCGCGGGTCCGTGGCCGCGTCTTTCGTTTCACCTGCCGTCGCTGCGAGCAGCTCGTCGTCGCGCGTTGCGACGCGGGCGCCGTGACGATGCTACCCCAGAGCGCCCTCTCGACGGCGGCGGCCGCCGAGGCGGGCGCCGATCCCGACGACCAGACCGACTACGCCGAACCCCAAATCGACGGAACCGGGGCCGACGGGAGCGAGACCGACGGAAGCGGGGCCGACGCGACCGAGGCCTGGTACGTGATGCTGGGCGAGGCGCCGCACGGGCCGCTCGGGTTGTCCGCGCTGGTCGCGCTCGTGCATGAACACCAGCTCGACGGCGACGCGCAGATCTGGTCGCCCTCCGGCAGTGGCTGGCAACGTCTCGCGGCCCTGCCCGTGCTGGTGGAGCGGCTCGGCGAGGGCTTCGGCGAGGTGCTGGGCGAGAGCCAGAGCACGCGCTTCTACCAGACCGCCGATCGCAGCGTCTCGACGGTCTCGGACGGGGCGACGGCCTACTGGCGCGCCGACCTCGGGCAGGCGCTGCCGACCAGACCGCCCTCGACCGTCGAGCTCTCCGCCGCATCCGCCTCCGCTGCAGCGCGGCCCTTGACCCATACAATCGAGCTCGCTGAGAACGACGCGGCGCTGAGCGGGGTCGTCAGCCGCGGCCGAAGCTCGACCTCGGCGGTCGAGCGTGCGGGCACCGTCCCGGACCAGCCGGCGACCTCAGCCGTGGACCCGTTGCAGGTTACGCACGCCTATGAGCCCGAGGCGGAGGGCACGCGCCTGCCTATCAATGCGCCGCGGAGAAGCGCGGCGGACAGCCAGCCCGGCAACCTCGACTCCGCGTCCTATCGGCTGGCGCAGGCGGTGGAGAGCGCGCGTGAGTGGAGCCGCGAGATCGACCCACGCTGGGGCGTCTCACCTGGACGGGTCGGCACCCTTCGCGGCTCGCTCGCTCAGGCGCACCTGCGCGGCGCCGCGGGCGCAGCCGACCGCGCCTCCGATCCTCACACGGACCGGCGCGGCTGGTCGGCGGTCCGCGCCAAGCGGCCGCAGCCCGTCGACGACGATGCGCCGGTTTCCGGCCACGGCGCCACCATCGAAAGGCGACCGGCCGACGATGCGCTGGGACCCGCGCGCGCGAGTGGTCCGAGCGCTGCGCCACGCGAAGCAGCGCTCGGATGGGAGGGCGATACGGCCGATGACGCTGCCCGCTTCGACGACTTCGCCCGCGGCTTCCCACCCGATCATGGCATCGTCGCCTCCGCGCGCCTCCCGACCGGCTACCGCGGCGGCGTCGTGGCCAAGGTCCCGGCGGGAGGCCCCTCAGCGCTGGCGCTCGCGCCGCTCTATGCACCGCCGCTCCCCCCCGCGGGTCGCGTCACGCTAGCGCCGAACCTGCTCTTGCCACTGCGACCGCGCTTCTGGTCGGCGCGGCGAACGGCCGTCACGGTCGCCAGCGCGCTCGCGCTGCTGCTCGGCGTGGGGGGCCTCACGTTGGCCTACCTCCTGACGCGCGCCCCAGCGCCCGACACGCCACCCGCGCTCGGCAGCGCCACGCCCCCAGCGCGGCGGAGCGAAGCGCCGCTGGCCCCAGCGGCTGCGCCTTCGCCGCCCGCCGCTGACGCCAGCGCCCACCAGGCCGCGAGGTCGGAGGAGCGACCCAAGCCCGCTGCCGCGGCTGCCGTGGTTGGCGCAGGACCGACGCAGACACCCGTCCTGCCCAAGCCGAGCGCGGCCGGCCGCACCCAAGCGCCCGCACGCGCGCGGCCTGCGCCGGCGCGACGAAGGGCGGCGCGTCCCCAGCGCCAAAGCGCGCGCGCCGCGCCGCGGCCTTCGCGCACCAGCGCTCGGCCCGAAAGCGCTTCAGCCGCGCTCAGTCCAGAGCTCGATATCGGCCTGCCGCCGGCCGCGCCGCGGCGTCGCGCTGGGGAGTCGACGCGACGCGTCGACGTCGATGAGCTGCTCTCGGTCGGCGCCGGCGCGACCTCAGGGCGGGCCGACCCAGCGCGGAACGACCCAGCGCGAGACGACCCGGCGCCCCGGACGGCGCGCACCACGCGCGCGTCCGGGGACGACGACGACGCGGGAGAGCTGCCCCGCACGCTGAAGAAGGCGCAGGTGGCGGCCGTCATGCGGCAGCTCCGCACCCGTGTGCAGCGCTGTTTGGACCAGCACCACCAACCCGGCCGGCTTGGCCTGCGCGTGGCGATCCAGCCCTACGGCCGCGCCAGCGGCGAAGTGGTGGGCGCGCTGGCGGGCACCGCCACGGCGGGCTGCGCCGAGCGCGCGCTGACCACGGTGAGCTTCCCGCGCTTCAGCGGCGAGGTCATCCGCTTCAGCTACGCCTTCGATTTGCAGTAA